In Rhodococcus sp. OK302, one genomic interval encodes:
- a CDS encoding 1,6-dihydroxycyclohexa-2,4-diene-1-carboxylate dehydrogenase, which produces MSPRIFAGRFDNRVVVVTGAAQGIGRCVAERISAEGGSVVLVDRAELVHEVAGALERSHSVTADLEQFNGAQRAIDQAHKHFGRIDVLINNVGGTIWAKPYEHYTPEQIQAEVQRSLFPTLWTCRAALPYLIEQARGTIVNVSSVATRGLNRVPYAAAKGGVSAITAALAMEVAQYGIRVVATAPGGTEAPPRVVARGPGAQTEDEKVWYQQIVDQTVDSSLQKRYGTLDEQAAAITFLASDEASYITGTVLPVAGGDLG; this is translated from the coding sequence ATGAGCCCGCGAATTTTCGCCGGCCGATTCGACAACCGTGTTGTCGTCGTGACGGGTGCCGCTCAGGGCATCGGCCGTTGTGTTGCCGAAAGAATCTCCGCCGAAGGCGGTTCGGTGGTTCTCGTCGACCGGGCGGAACTCGTACACGAGGTTGCCGGGGCTCTCGAGCGCTCGCATTCCGTCACTGCCGATCTCGAACAGTTCAACGGAGCACAGAGGGCAATAGACCAGGCACACAAGCATTTCGGTCGGATCGATGTGCTGATAAACAATGTCGGCGGAACTATCTGGGCCAAGCCGTACGAGCACTACACACCTGAACAGATCCAGGCGGAAGTTCAACGCTCACTTTTTCCCACGTTGTGGACCTGCCGGGCAGCATTGCCCTACCTGATCGAACAAGCACGCGGCACCATAGTCAACGTCTCGTCTGTCGCGACTCGCGGACTCAACCGCGTTCCGTACGCAGCCGCCAAAGGTGGCGTCAGTGCTATCACGGCGGCACTGGCCATGGAAGTAGCACAGTACGGAATACGTGTTGTAGCAACAGCTCCCGGCGGAACCGAGGCCCCGCCGCGCGTCGTGGCCCGCGGGCCCGGTGCACAGACCGAGGACGAGAAGGTCTGGTACCAGCAGATCGTCGACCAGACGGTCGATTCTTCACTGCAAAAGCGTTACGGCACACTCGACGAGCAAGCCGCGGCCATCACCTTCCTCGCCTCTGACGAGGCGTCGTATATTACCGGCACGGTACTTCCCGTCGCTGGTGGTGATCTCGGCTGA
- a CDS encoding MFS transporter — translation MSSTERGSWASARHRSSVLWVVAIAAIAILFDGYDLVVYGTILPVLMDDPGQIGALSASQAGALGSYALIGVMVGALTCGAIGDHFGRRKLMLINIVWFSVGMALASFATSITSFGLLRFFTGIGVGGLVATAGAMIAEFAPPGRRNLFNAIVYSGVPAGGVMASILAIVLRDAIGWRGLFLIGALPLLILFPLAWFRLPESPVWLVARGRIDEAEAVSLKTGIPLPVNVARPSGAAAEKVGFRALASKQYVWGTALLGLMSFAGLLLTYGLNTWLPKIMENAGYNAKGSLSFLLVLNGGAIIGGLLASRIADVTGPQRVVATTFGLAALALLLFTFGFPLPVLLASVAIAGVGTIGTQVLIYGFVSNYYSTSARAAGVAWCAGFGRLGGIFGPLIGGSLISAGISSESAFYVFAGIAVLGCIVTFFVPKQNPRLNAAAVPAEKENSSEPGVTVVG, via the coding sequence ATGTCGTCAACCGAACGTGGTTCCTGGGCAAGCGCCCGCCATCGCTCGTCAGTCCTGTGGGTGGTCGCGATCGCCGCCATCGCCATCCTGTTCGACGGATACGATCTCGTCGTCTACGGCACGATCCTGCCTGTTCTGATGGATGATCCAGGACAGATCGGCGCACTGTCCGCGTCACAGGCCGGCGCGTTAGGTTCGTACGCCCTTATCGGAGTGATGGTGGGAGCGTTGACGTGCGGCGCGATCGGCGACCACTTCGGGCGTCGAAAGCTGATGCTGATCAACATCGTCTGGTTCTCGGTAGGTATGGCGCTGGCGTCATTCGCCACTAGCATCACCTCCTTCGGACTACTGCGATTCTTCACCGGCATCGGTGTCGGCGGACTCGTGGCCACGGCAGGTGCGATGATCGCCGAATTCGCGCCACCTGGACGCCGAAATCTGTTCAACGCCATCGTCTACAGCGGCGTACCGGCCGGCGGCGTGATGGCCTCGATACTGGCGATCGTCCTCCGCGATGCCATCGGCTGGCGCGGACTGTTCCTCATCGGAGCGCTCCCCCTCCTCATCCTGTTTCCGCTCGCGTGGTTCCGCCTTCCGGAATCACCCGTGTGGCTGGTCGCACGCGGACGCATCGACGAGGCAGAAGCCGTGTCCTTGAAGACCGGAATTCCCCTGCCTGTCAACGTAGCTCGACCTAGCGGAGCCGCCGCGGAGAAGGTCGGCTTCCGTGCGCTCGCCAGCAAGCAATATGTCTGGGGCACAGCGCTCCTCGGCCTGATGAGTTTCGCCGGACTTCTCCTCACCTACGGCCTCAACACCTGGCTGCCCAAAATCATGGAGAACGCCGGGTACAACGCCAAGGGATCGCTCTCATTCCTACTGGTGCTCAACGGCGGCGCCATTATCGGCGGCCTTCTCGCCTCCCGGATCGCCGACGTCACCGGACCTCAACGCGTCGTGGCCACAACCTTCGGGCTTGCCGCTCTTGCCTTGCTGCTGTTCACCTTCGGCTTCCCTCTGCCTGTCCTCCTGGCATCGGTGGCTATCGCCGGCGTCGGAACCATCGGAACGCAGGTCCTGATCTATGGATTCGTGTCCAACTACTACTCGACGTCCGCCCGTGCAGCCGGCGTCGCGTGGTGCGCAGGTTTCGGCCGCCTCGGCGGAATATTCGGGCCCCTCATCGGTGGGAGCTTGATCAGCGCAGGTATCAGCTCGGAATCAGCGTTCTACGTCTTCGCAGGCATCGCCGTACTGGGTTGCATTGTCACATTCTTCGTCCCGAAGCAGAATCCTCGTCTCAATGCTGCGGCGGTACCGGCAGAAAAGGAAAACAGCAGTGAGCCCGGCGTTACGGTGGTGGGGTGA
- a CDS encoding LuxR C-terminal-related transcriptional regulator produces MTHRGVLVGRERELAALGRALSTAQQGTPTLVLVEGEAGSGKSTLVNRFTEVTAQHSLRHARGLEWESQTPFGVVEQLLEHPVSVADPVSAANEILTASEGLTIVVVDDAHHSDVESLQAVTSALHRGWDSRLLIIFIAEESPHLSKAVSRILELHWAQRLHISPLDASAITEIARVRNGIDLSSGAARQLQEFTAGNTLDVISLLDELPPTHWSRWHRTLPLPRHRAASIAHDLATCSDDGRTLVEAAAVLGNGTMLSHLSQLADVEDIVGALDSACASGLLTIHEQRGSTEVSFRGPMISAAVNATLGPARLHQLHLRAADIAWGDGERLFHLAAASTTHNENLASDLVGYAALRAVEGAWSEVADALVTASRLTVDKSEHEDRLLRGVDALTGSGDIPRAMVFAPEVESITRKPLRDAVLGYLAIHRGRPTEADGLLMRAWDSCPANLEPGTSALIAQRMVLHSLARLDGAALVEWVDRAVDLVGPADPAAVESEAIKGLGLGATGHAAQALAAYEELSDRVRPGAQAQRFQMGRGWLELALDHPESARRDLESAVSTEFSSGSARISLWAQAWLARTQFALGAWDDALTTVGNAGAELDRFEIEIVRPLVHWSGAQIHALRGNWDLARDHVRRAHAGTHSYEIMYIPSLLARAQFAEAAADYPDVLLALAPLTSSSAQRWLDEPGFWPWVDLYANALVMVGRVDDADAFLRPHERTARKRKHRSATARLGYVRGRIHGARGELDAARECFDEALMGIAELPLPYDRARINFAYGQTLRRAGKRGDADVVLRAARSLYLALGAGTYVDRCDRELRAGGLNLSRGDKGIADLTPQERAVADLVAAGKSNKEAAGELFLSVKTIQYHLTRAYAKLGLRSRSELAAFFRERGLSDPHQRT; encoded by the coding sequence GTGACCCATCGTGGAGTGCTGGTCGGCCGAGAGCGCGAACTCGCAGCTCTCGGCCGGGCCTTGTCGACGGCGCAGCAGGGGACACCGACGCTTGTGCTCGTGGAGGGGGAAGCCGGCAGTGGCAAGTCGACACTCGTCAACAGGTTCACCGAAGTAACGGCGCAGCACAGTCTTCGGCACGCCCGCGGGCTGGAGTGGGAATCGCAGACCCCTTTCGGTGTGGTTGAGCAGCTACTCGAACACCCGGTCTCCGTCGCCGATCCGGTGTCGGCGGCCAACGAGATTCTCACAGCTTCGGAAGGTCTCACCATCGTTGTGGTCGACGATGCTCACCACAGTGACGTCGAGTCACTCCAAGCCGTTACGTCGGCACTTCATCGCGGCTGGGACAGCCGGCTACTGATCATCTTCATCGCCGAGGAATCGCCACACCTGAGCAAGGCGGTCAGTCGAATTCTCGAGCTTCACTGGGCTCAGCGTCTACACATCAGCCCACTCGACGCCTCCGCTATCACCGAGATCGCGCGGGTGCGCAACGGTATCGATCTCAGCTCCGGTGCCGCACGACAACTTCAGGAATTCACAGCAGGAAACACCCTGGATGTCATATCACTTCTGGATGAGTTACCGCCGACGCATTGGTCCCGCTGGCACCGCACGTTGCCGCTTCCACGGCACCGAGCTGCGTCGATTGCTCATGACCTCGCGACGTGCAGCGATGATGGGCGCACGCTCGTCGAGGCAGCTGCCGTACTAGGCAACGGCACCATGTTGTCCCACCTCTCGCAGTTAGCCGACGTCGAAGACATCGTGGGCGCCCTGGACAGCGCCTGCGCGAGCGGTCTACTCACAATCCACGAACAGCGCGGCAGCACCGAAGTATCCTTTCGAGGTCCGATGATCTCGGCTGCGGTGAACGCGACGTTGGGTCCCGCTCGGTTGCACCAACTTCACCTGCGCGCGGCCGACATCGCCTGGGGCGACGGCGAGCGCTTGTTCCACCTCGCTGCCGCGAGCACCACCCACAACGAGAACCTCGCCTCGGATCTGGTCGGTTACGCTGCATTACGAGCCGTCGAAGGTGCCTGGTCCGAAGTTGCCGACGCTTTGGTCACGGCCAGCCGCCTTACGGTCGACAAGAGCGAGCACGAAGATCGCCTCCTTCGAGGGGTCGACGCACTGACCGGATCCGGTGATATTCCGCGGGCAATGGTCTTCGCACCCGAAGTCGAAAGCATCACACGTAAGCCGCTTCGCGACGCCGTGCTCGGGTACCTCGCTATCCATCGCGGACGCCCCACCGAGGCCGACGGATTGCTGATGCGCGCCTGGGATAGTTGCCCGGCGAATCTCGAACCTGGCACGTCGGCGTTGATCGCTCAGCGCATGGTCCTGCATTCGCTGGCCAGGCTGGACGGAGCGGCCCTGGTCGAATGGGTCGACCGCGCAGTTGACTTGGTGGGCCCCGCCGATCCCGCTGCAGTCGAGTCCGAGGCAATCAAGGGCCTCGGGCTGGGTGCTACCGGGCACGCCGCCCAAGCCCTGGCCGCATACGAAGAGCTCTCCGACCGGGTTCGCCCCGGAGCTCAAGCCCAGCGGTTCCAGATGGGTCGCGGCTGGCTCGAACTTGCACTCGATCACCCCGAATCTGCCCGCCGTGACCTGGAAAGCGCTGTATCCACCGAGTTCTCCAGCGGTTCGGCGCGGATCTCACTGTGGGCACAGGCCTGGCTCGCTCGCACCCAGTTCGCGCTGGGCGCTTGGGATGATGCCCTGACGACGGTCGGAAATGCGGGTGCCGAACTCGATCGATTCGAGATCGAAATAGTTCGGCCACTCGTTCATTGGTCCGGAGCTCAAATACATGCCTTGCGTGGAAACTGGGACCTGGCTCGCGACCACGTGCGTCGGGCGCATGCCGGTACCCACTCGTACGAGATCATGTATATCCCTTCCCTTCTTGCGAGAGCCCAGTTCGCCGAAGCGGCAGCGGACTATCCCGACGTCCTTCTGGCGCTGGCGCCGCTGACATCGAGCAGCGCGCAGCGATGGCTCGACGAACCCGGATTCTGGCCTTGGGTCGATCTCTATGCCAACGCTCTGGTCATGGTCGGTCGAGTGGACGACGCCGACGCATTCTTGCGACCGCACGAGAGGACAGCCCGAAAGCGTAAACACCGTTCGGCAACGGCCCGGCTCGGCTACGTACGTGGCCGAATCCATGGTGCGCGAGGCGAACTCGACGCTGCACGCGAATGTTTCGACGAGGCTCTCATGGGGATCGCGGAGCTACCGCTTCCCTACGACCGCGCTCGGATCAACTTCGCCTACGGCCAAACACTTCGTAGGGCTGGGAAGCGCGGGGACGCCGATGTTGTCCTCCGCGCCGCTCGTTCGCTGTATCTGGCACTGGGCGCCGGTACGTACGTGGATCGTTGCGATCGAGAGCTACGAGCCGGAGGGTTGAATCTCTCTCGCGGAGACAAGGGAATCGCCGACCTGACTCCGCAAGAGCGTGCGGTTGCCGACCTCGTCGCCGCAGGCAAGAGCAACAAGGAAGCTGCAGGTGAATTGTTTCTCTCCGTCAAGACTATTCAGTATCACCTCACCCGCGCGTACGCGAAGCTCGGATTGCGTTCACGCAGCGAGCTCGCGGCATTCTTCCGCGAGCGTGGACTCTCCGATCCGCACCAGAGGACCTGA
- a CDS encoding benzoate/H(+) symporter BenE family transporter, with protein MTNTRADQTPARVVMEPVPQPVHRLRQVLRDFGGMYAANAVIGIVFSATGPVAVILAAGLAGGLSQAQLASWLFGAFFVNGILTITASWLYRQPLAFFWTIPGTVVVGASLEHLPWEQVLGAFFATGLLILLVGLTGWIRPIMSALPMPIVMAMVAGVFLHFGTDLVEAPAHDAAIALPMIATFVALSVFTKVGRFAPPVLGALLVGVIIIAVSGRFNSGGNTHEWFAHPVLTTPQWSWQAMVELVVPLAITVIVVQNGQGIAVLRTAGHQPPIGTVTVACGAFSLVNAAVGCVSTCLTGPTNALLSASGERTRQYTAGIFCGLLAVLFGLFAPTFVAMMLATPAAFIVTLGGLAMLKPLQGAFVTAFGGRFTFGALVAFLVTISDVELLNIGAAFWGLALGVIASRILESKDYAAT; from the coding sequence ATGACAAACACCCGCGCTGACCAAACGCCGGCACGCGTCGTAATGGAGCCTGTGCCGCAACCTGTTCACCGACTGCGGCAAGTCCTGCGTGACTTCGGCGGAATGTACGCCGCGAACGCCGTCATCGGTATCGTCTTTTCCGCGACGGGCCCGGTGGCGGTGATCCTGGCTGCAGGATTGGCCGGAGGACTGAGCCAAGCACAGTTGGCGTCCTGGCTTTTCGGCGCATTCTTCGTCAACGGAATCCTGACGATTACCGCGTCCTGGCTCTATCGCCAGCCACTGGCCTTTTTCTGGACCATTCCGGGAACCGTGGTCGTCGGCGCGTCATTGGAGCACCTGCCCTGGGAGCAGGTACTCGGTGCTTTCTTCGCCACCGGCCTTCTGATATTGCTTGTCGGATTGACCGGATGGATCAGACCGATCATGTCCGCGCTCCCCATGCCCATCGTAATGGCAATGGTTGCAGGGGTTTTCCTTCATTTCGGCACTGATTTAGTCGAGGCACCGGCACACGACGCAGCCATCGCGCTACCGATGATTGCGACCTTTGTTGCACTCAGCGTGTTCACGAAGGTCGGCCGCTTCGCTCCTCCCGTCCTCGGCGCGTTGCTCGTCGGCGTGATCATCATCGCTGTATCCGGGCGATTCAATTCCGGTGGCAACACCCACGAGTGGTTCGCGCATCCAGTCCTGACCACTCCACAATGGTCCTGGCAGGCAATGGTCGAACTGGTTGTGCCGCTGGCCATCACAGTCATCGTGGTTCAGAACGGGCAAGGCATCGCGGTGTTACGCACGGCCGGGCATCAACCTCCCATCGGAACTGTGACAGTTGCCTGCGGCGCCTTCTCACTTGTCAATGCAGCAGTGGGATGTGTGTCGACCTGCCTCACCGGCCCGACCAACGCTCTGCTCTCGGCGTCCGGTGAGCGAACAAGGCAATACACCGCCGGCATTTTCTGTGGACTACTTGCCGTTCTCTTCGGTTTGTTCGCACCGACATTCGTGGCAATGATGCTGGCCACGCCCGCAGCATTCATCGTCACTCTGGGTGGTTTGGCAATGCTGAAGCCACTGCAGGGCGCCTTCGTCACCGCATTCGGCGGCCGATTCACTTTCGGCGCCTTGGTCGCATTTCTGGTGACGATTTCCGACGTCGAACTACTCAACATCGGCGCCGCGTTCTGGGGCCTCGCATTGGGTGTCATCGCCTCGCGAATCCTCGAGAGCAAAGACTACGCCGCCACCTGA
- the aztD gene encoding zinc metallochaperone AztD → MQLNTRISRSLTLAASVGLSLTLAAGCSSGTGDSSQPETGTTATAPKEQSSATPRLAVSYDGGVLILDATTLDTVGRTEIDGFIRLNPAGDGRHVIVSAGENFKVLDTGTWLSTHGDHSHYYTADPAMTDVEFAANEPGHVVHHAGKTVLFNDGSGLVEIFDPTQLAKRQPRVETFTAPEPHHGVAVALANGNLLTTIGNSESRNGIAVLDADRKEILRNEQCPGIHGEAVAAGEAIVLGCQDGLLVYKDGAITKVQSPDPYGRIGNQAGSEESEIVLGDYKTDPKAELERPQRISLTNTSTSELKLVDLGTSYTFRSLGRGPHGEALILGTDGAIHVIDPHSGAVINKIAVIGEWTEPTEWQDPRPTLFVRDHTAYVTDPTSKTLIAVNLEDGSIAAQATLDHTPNELTGVS, encoded by the coding sequence ATGCAACTCAACACCCGCATATCGCGGAGCCTCACCCTCGCCGCATCGGTAGGCCTCTCACTCACTCTCGCTGCCGGATGCTCGTCCGGCACCGGCGACTCTTCGCAGCCGGAAACCGGCACCACCGCAACAGCTCCCAAGGAACAGTCGTCCGCAACACCTCGTCTTGCCGTGTCCTACGACGGTGGAGTTCTCATTCTTGACGCGACCACGCTCGATACCGTGGGCAGGACTGAGATCGACGGATTCATCCGACTCAACCCTGCCGGCGACGGTCGCCATGTCATAGTTTCCGCGGGCGAGAATTTCAAGGTGCTCGACACCGGCACGTGGTTGTCGACTCATGGTGACCATTCCCATTACTACACAGCCGATCCCGCGATGACAGACGTTGAATTCGCCGCCAACGAACCGGGACACGTCGTGCACCACGCCGGAAAAACCGTCCTGTTCAACGACGGATCAGGCCTCGTAGAAATTTTTGATCCGACACAATTGGCAAAACGTCAACCGCGCGTCGAGACCTTTACGGCGCCCGAGCCTCACCACGGTGTAGCTGTCGCACTGGCCAACGGAAATCTGCTGACAACTATCGGAAATTCCGAGTCTCGCAACGGCATTGCCGTACTCGATGCCGACCGCAAGGAAATACTACGCAACGAACAGTGCCCCGGCATCCACGGTGAAGCCGTTGCCGCCGGCGAAGCGATTGTCCTGGGCTGCCAGGACGGACTCCTCGTCTACAAGGACGGCGCTATCACCAAGGTTCAGAGCCCAGACCCGTACGGCCGGATCGGAAATCAGGCCGGGTCCGAGGAATCGGAGATTGTCCTGGGTGACTACAAAACTGACCCCAAGGCAGAACTCGAACGCCCGCAGCGAATTTCGTTGACCAACACGTCGACCTCGGAGCTGAAACTGGTCGACCTCGGAACCAGTTACACCTTCCGGTCGCTGGGTCGTGGACCACACGGAGAAGCATTGATTCTCGGCACCGACGGCGCTATCCACGTCATCGACCCGCACTCGGGTGCGGTGATCAACAAGATTGCGGTAATCGGCGAATGGACCGAACCCACGGAGTGGCAAGACCCTCGCCCAACGCTCTTCGTCCGCGACCACACGGCCTACGTCACCGATCCCACTTCGAAGACGCTGATCGCCGTCAACCTCGAAGACGGCAGCATCGCCGCACAGGCAACACTCGATCACACTCCCAACGAATTGACCGGCGTCAGCTAA
- a CDS encoding D-cysteine desulfhydrase family protein — protein MTPISLGSWPTPLERIPRAAESLGLGPNDLWIKRDDVTGLGGGGNKIRKLQYSCAQALASGTTTLITSGAPQSNHARLTAAAAARLGLKCILVLGGARPETTQGNLVLDEIAGAEIVWAGSESGSAVASIAEDVARSGGVPFVIPFGGTSAISAQGYVDCAREIEEQIEGFDRVVVAVGSGGTMAGLVAHLGPERVIGVDVGAVSDPGAVVAALLDEMPGPVVRAEELQIMRDHVGQGYSTLTDGSSNAIRRLARTEGIFLDPTYTGRAFAGLTTLVADNVISAGSRTVFLHTGGVPGLFGHPDLPTLLAGGTPE, from the coding sequence ATGACCCCGATCTCCCTTGGTAGCTGGCCGACACCGCTCGAACGCATCCCCCGAGCGGCTGAGTCGCTGGGGCTTGGCCCGAACGATCTGTGGATCAAACGTGACGACGTCACCGGACTCGGCGGCGGCGGTAACAAGATACGGAAACTGCAGTACAGCTGCGCTCAGGCCTTGGCGTCCGGCACGACGACTTTGATTACTTCCGGTGCACCACAAAGCAATCACGCGAGATTGACGGCAGCCGCTGCCGCTCGGCTTGGCCTGAAGTGCATCTTGGTGCTCGGTGGTGCTCGGCCGGAAACGACGCAGGGCAACCTCGTACTCGATGAGATAGCCGGAGCAGAGATCGTCTGGGCAGGCAGCGAGAGTGGATCGGCAGTCGCGAGTATCGCCGAGGACGTTGCTCGTTCCGGAGGGGTGCCGTTCGTGATTCCTTTCGGTGGCACGAGTGCGATCTCGGCGCAGGGATACGTCGACTGCGCGCGTGAAATCGAAGAACAGATCGAGGGCTTCGACCGCGTCGTGGTGGCCGTCGGTTCCGGCGGAACAATGGCAGGTCTGGTTGCCCATCTGGGTCCGGAACGCGTGATCGGCGTCGATGTCGGTGCTGTGAGCGATCCTGGCGCAGTTGTTGCCGCGCTACTGGACGAAATGCCCGGGCCGGTGGTTCGTGCCGAAGAATTGCAGATCATGCGTGATCATGTCGGGCAGGGCTATTCGACGTTGACCGACGGATCGAGTAACGCGATCCGTCGACTTGCCCGAACCGAAGGGATCTTTCTCGATCCCACGTACACCGGCCGCGCTTTTGCCGGTTTGACGACACTGGTTGCTGACAACGTGATCAGTGCGGGTTCCCGGACGGTCTTCCTTCATACCGGTGGTGTGCCGGGACTATTCGGCCATCCTGATCTGCCGACGCTCCTCGCTGGTGGGACTCCTGAGTAG
- a CDS encoding dienelactone hydrolase family protein → MGTLKTTVADVPLTVGTPDHAVALGKAVIVLQEAWGINAHIESILTRLADAGYLAVAPHLYHRGSHTSFSDFPSAKEALMALNSKDIGHDVRAAVAYCKSEGADTIGSLGFCMGGTVSLWCAAEPLVDAAVTYYGGAVTESRWDGIPAGSELAAQLKVPWLGHYGDLDPSIPPESVEQLRSRASELANVRRYSDAGHAFNNDTSSHYAPEAADLAWSRTMEFFAKTL, encoded by the coding sequence ATGGGCACCTTGAAAACAACTGTGGCCGACGTACCGCTGACTGTCGGCACACCGGATCATGCGGTAGCGCTGGGGAAAGCGGTGATCGTCCTACAGGAGGCGTGGGGCATCAACGCTCATATCGAGAGTATCCTGACGCGTCTCGCCGACGCCGGGTATCTCGCCGTCGCTCCGCACCTCTACCACCGCGGATCACACACGTCCTTCAGCGATTTCCCTTCCGCCAAGGAAGCGCTTATGGCGTTGAACAGCAAAGACATCGGCCATGATGTACGCGCCGCCGTCGCATACTGCAAATCCGAGGGAGCCGATACAATCGGCTCCCTCGGATTCTGCATGGGTGGAACAGTGTCGCTGTGGTGTGCGGCCGAACCCCTCGTCGACGCGGCCGTCACCTATTACGGCGGCGCGGTCACCGAATCACGGTGGGATGGAATCCCTGCTGGTTCCGAACTCGCTGCGCAACTGAAGGTCCCGTGGCTCGGACACTACGGGGACCTCGACCCGAGCATTCCGCCTGAATCCGTCGAGCAGTTGCGGTCACGCGCTTCGGAGCTTGCCAACGTGCGCCGATACTCCGATGCCGGACATGCCTTCAACAACGACACCTCTAGCCATTATGCCCCTGAAGCCGCCGATCTCGCCTGGTCGCGCACTATGGAGTTCTTCGCAAAGACACTCTGA
- a CDS encoding amino acid permease, with protein MSDFKNIQQRESGLKQELGARQMSMIALGGAIGTGLFLGSKFAIGFAGPSVIISYAIGGLIALLLMGALAEMTVAHATSGSFGAYAEYYVSPLIGFLVRYLYWSCIVLAVGTEVTAIGEYMQFWFADIPQWIWIVLFSAVLIGVNMFNVKAFGTMEYWFSTIKVFAIVAFIIMAAYVVFGSGNPDYGFHNYTSGGGFMPNGFSGMWFAVIVSIFSYLSIEMIAIAAGEAENPAVAVKKAFRVTIVRLFVFYIATLGLIVAIAPMDKILSGGSPFVTVMQVINIPGADSVLNFVVIIAALSAMNSQLYVSSRMMFSLSRAGDAPKILGKVRANGSPVNALLLSTSGIAVATVVYVLFPEQAFTLMISLSMFGAMATWLLIFVTHWFFRKRMKAEGTKLSFTIPGFPVGTILGGGLMVAIMLTTLWVESFKMTLVFGVPFVLAAIAIFYLTRSRRARSQALNADQVEDEITGTVVKRVP; from the coding sequence GTGAGTGATTTCAAGAACATTCAGCAACGTGAATCCGGCTTGAAACAAGAGCTCGGCGCGCGTCAGATGAGCATGATTGCACTTGGTGGTGCGATCGGAACCGGGCTCTTCCTCGGTAGTAAGTTCGCGATCGGGTTTGCCGGCCCGAGCGTGATCATCAGTTACGCCATCGGCGGTTTGATCGCGCTGCTCCTGATGGGCGCACTGGCGGAAATGACTGTTGCGCACGCAACTTCGGGATCGTTCGGAGCCTATGCCGAGTATTACGTCAGCCCGCTTATCGGCTTTCTCGTCCGGTACCTGTATTGGTCATGCATTGTCCTCGCGGTGGGAACCGAAGTCACCGCTATCGGTGAATACATGCAGTTCTGGTTTGCGGACATACCGCAGTGGATCTGGATCGTGCTGTTCTCCGCAGTGCTGATCGGTGTGAATATGTTCAACGTCAAGGCGTTCGGAACGATGGAGTACTGGTTCTCGACCATCAAGGTGTTTGCCATCGTGGCTTTCATCATCATGGCCGCCTATGTTGTGTTCGGCAGCGGAAACCCCGACTACGGGTTCCACAACTACACCAGTGGTGGCGGATTCATGCCGAATGGCTTCTCCGGTATGTGGTTTGCCGTGATCGTATCGATCTTCAGCTACCTCAGTATCGAGATGATCGCGATCGCGGCCGGCGAGGCGGAGAACCCGGCTGTAGCCGTCAAGAAGGCCTTCCGTGTCACGATCGTGCGTCTCTTCGTCTTCTACATCGCGACCCTCGGCCTGATCGTGGCTATCGCGCCGATGGACAAGATTCTCAGTGGCGGAAGCCCGTTCGTTACAGTGATGCAGGTTATCAACATTCCGGGCGCAGACAGTGTTCTCAACTTCGTGGTCATCATCGCTGCGTTGTCGGCAATGAACAGTCAGCTGTACGTGTCCTCGCGCATGATGTTCAGCCTGTCTCGCGCCGGTGATGCCCCGAAGATTTTGGGCAAGGTGCGTGCTAACGGTTCACCGGTCAATGCGTTGCTGCTGTCGACGTCAGGCATCGCTGTCGCGACCGTTGTCTACGTGCTCTTTCCGGAGCAGGCATTCACGTTGATGATCTCGCTGTCGATGTTCGGTGCCATGGCGACGTGGTTGCTGATCTTCGTCACACACTGGTTCTTCCGTAAGCGGATGAAGGCAGAGGGAACCAAACTGTCCTTCACGATTCCGGGTTTCCCCGTCGGCACAATTCTCGGTGGTGGCCTGATGGTCGCGATCATGTTGACAACCCTGTGGGTTGAGTCTTTCAAGATGACCTTGGTGTTCGGTGTGCCGTTTGTACTGGCTGCCATCGCCATCTTCTACCTCACTCGTTCACGGCGGGCACGCAGTCAAGCTTTGAATGCTGATCAGGTCGAGGATGAAATCACCGGGACCGTCGTCAAGCGAGTTCCCTGA